In one Candidatus Planktophila versatilis genomic region, the following are encoded:
- the nadA gene encoding quinolinate synthase NadA: MSLSDLLVLGQGKDLASERGVSCSGELPAASDPTLVERAIAARATLGDRALILGHHYQRDEVIRFADITGDSFKLAQAAADQSSAEFIFFCGVHFMAESADILTSATQKVILPDLAAGCSMADMATANQVDQCWKDLEKLGVASRTTPVTYMNSSAAIKSFTGEHGGTICTSSNAQKSLEWAFAKSEKVLFMPDQHLGRNTAVLSLGLSLEDCVLWNPWKPMGGLTEDEIRGAKMILWRGHCSVHGRFSLDSIHEVRTRIPGVQVIVHPECQYEVVSAADVVGSTERIIQIVSQSAPGSKWAVGTELNLVSRLAANNPDKEVVFLDKTVCYCSTMNRIDLPHLVWSMESIIAGHIVNEIKVDPRVAKYAKLALEQMLAL; encoded by the coding sequence ATCTCACTCTCAGATCTGCTCGTCTTAGGCCAAGGCAAAGACCTAGCCTCTGAACGGGGAGTCTCCTGCTCGGGTGAGTTACCGGCTGCAAGTGACCCCACCTTAGTTGAGCGAGCGATAGCTGCCCGAGCCACATTAGGTGATCGAGCCCTGATCCTTGGTCATCATTACCAACGCGATGAAGTTATCCGCTTTGCCGATATCACTGGTGATTCATTTAAGCTCGCACAAGCCGCGGCCGATCAAAGTTCGGCAGAGTTCATATTTTTCTGCGGAGTGCATTTCATGGCCGAAAGTGCCGACATTCTGACTAGCGCAACACAGAAAGTCATACTTCCAGATCTAGCTGCTGGTTGTTCTATGGCAGATATGGCCACGGCCAATCAAGTGGATCAATGTTGGAAAGATCTTGAGAAGTTAGGTGTTGCCTCCCGCACGACGCCAGTGACATATATGAATTCATCTGCAGCCATCAAGAGTTTCACCGGCGAACATGGTGGAACTATTTGCACCTCATCAAATGCGCAGAAATCACTTGAGTGGGCTTTTGCTAAATCCGAGAAAGTCTTGTTTATGCCCGATCAACACCTAGGGCGAAATACCGCTGTGTTATCACTTGGCTTATCACTGGAAGATTGCGTGCTCTGGAATCCATGGAAACCCATGGGCGGCCTTACAGAAGATGAAATTCGTGGAGCGAAGATGATTCTTTGGCGTGGGCATTGTTCTGTTCATGGCCGCTTTTCACTCGATTCAATTCATGAGGTGCGAACCCGAATTCCCGGCGTGCAAGTGATTGTCCATCCAGAGTGCCAATATGAGGTTGTCTCGGCGGCGGATGTTGTGGGAAGTACTGAAAGAATTATTCAGATTGTTTCGCAATCAGCTCCGGGCAGTAAATGGGCGGTCGGTACCGAGTTGAACTTAGTCTCTAGGCTGGCTGCCAATAATCCAGATAAGGAAGTTGTCTTTCTGGATAAGACGGTCTGCTACTGCTCAACAATGAATCGAATCGACCTGCCGCACCTGGTCTGGTCGATGGAGTCCATCATTGCCGGCCACATCGTTAATGAGATTAAGGTCGATCCACGCGTAGCAAAGTATGCAAAGTTGGCTCTAGAACAGATGCTCGCTCTATAG
- a CDS encoding DUF3043 domain-containing protein yields the protein MTESTDDKKGRPTPKRKEAEAARKVSSLAPASTKAEKARAKEASRAARVAQRAAYLRGDESALPARDKGPVKKFVRNYVDARRSVGEYFLPIIFVVLVLTLIPSRIFQLGSIFIMYAVLLTSVVDGFFLSRKLKTVVTEKFPGAEIKGIGMYGWLRSTQMRRMRTPKPAIKRGDSF from the coding sequence ATGACTGAATCAACTGACGATAAAAAAGGTCGCCCTACTCCTAAGCGCAAAGAGGCCGAAGCTGCACGCAAAGTTTCTTCACTCGCCCCCGCATCTACTAAGGCAGAGAAGGCTCGAGCTAAAGAAGCATCACGCGCCGCACGTGTTGCACAGCGCGCTGCTTATCTTCGCGGAGATGAGAGCGCACTTCCTGCGCGCGATAAAGGACCGGTCAAGAAATTTGTTCGTAACTATGTTGATGCCCGTCGCTCAGTGGGTGAATATTTCTTGCCGATCATCTTCGTCGTTCTAGTTCTGACCCTGATTCCATCTAGAATCTTTCAGCTCGGAAGTATCTTCATTATGTACGCGGTACTTCTCACCTCAGTAGTTGATGGATTCTTCCTCAGTCGAAAACTCAAGACAGTAGTGACCGAAAAATTCCCCGGCGCTGAAATCAAAGGAATTGGAATGTATGGCTGGCTTCGATCCACCCAGATGCGCAGAATGCGCACGCCAAAGCCAGCAATCAAACGCGGAGATTCTTTCTAA
- a CDS encoding aldo/keto reductase family protein: MEYRRLGSSGMYVSEISYGNWVTHGSQVESEAAAKCVKAALDCGITTFDTADVYAGTKAEVILGRALKGVRRESYELLTKVYWPTGPGKNDRGLSRKHIMESCNASLKRLKTDYIDLYQAHRFDVETPLEETLSAFDDLIRQGKVHYIGFSEWTAPQIAQALAIQDARGYNRFVSSQPQYSALWRVIEAEVVPLSKKEGIGQIVWSPMAQGVLTGKYLPGVKPPAGSRATDKKSGAGFISAFMKDEILVAVQNLKPIAADHDLTTSQLALAWVLQNENVSSAIMGATKPAQVKENVKAAGVKLSLDVMATIDKILGDLPERRADQDKTPRPRA; the protein is encoded by the coding sequence ATGGAATATAGACGCCTCGGAAGTTCAGGAATGTATGTCTCAGAGATTTCTTATGGAAACTGGGTTACCCATGGATCCCAAGTTGAATCTGAAGCAGCTGCAAAATGTGTGAAGGCTGCCCTCGATTGCGGCATCACAACATTTGATACAGCCGATGTCTACGCTGGAACAAAGGCAGAAGTTATTTTAGGTAGAGCGCTCAAAGGCGTGCGCCGTGAATCATACGAATTACTTACCAAGGTCTACTGGCCAACTGGACCTGGAAAAAATGATCGTGGACTCTCTCGTAAACACATTATGGAATCTTGCAACGCTTCACTCAAGCGTCTAAAAACTGATTACATCGATCTTTATCAGGCACATCGATTTGATGTGGAAACACCGCTAGAAGAAACCTTAAGCGCCTTCGATGATCTGATTCGCCAGGGGAAAGTTCACTACATCGGTTTCTCGGAATGGACCGCCCCACAGATAGCCCAGGCACTTGCGATTCAAGATGCACGTGGATACAACCGATTTGTCTCCAGCCAGCCGCAATATTCTGCGCTCTGGCGAGTGATTGAAGCCGAAGTTGTTCCGCTTTCAAAGAAAGAGGGGATTGGTCAGATTGTTTGGTCACCGATGGCGCAAGGAGTTCTCACTGGCAAGTATCTGCCGGGTGTGAAACCTCCGGCTGGCTCCAGGGCAACAGATAAGAAGAGCGGAGCAGGTTTTATCTCAGCCTTTATGAAAGATGAAATTCTGGTTGCTGTGCAAAATCTGAAACCGATAGCGGCAGATCATGACTTAACTACTTCTCAGCTTGCTCTGGCCTGGGTATTGCAGAACGAGAATGTCTCTTCGGCAATCATGGGTGCTACAAAACCGGCTCAGGTGAAAGAAAATGTTAAAGCAGCTGGAGTAAAGCTCTCACTCGATGTCATGGCAACTATCGATAAAATCCTGGGGGATTTACCCGAACGCAGAGCCGATCAAGATAAAACTCCTAGACCACGCGCTTAA
- a CDS encoding SCO2322 family protein: MKHSKTASLIAIILIASQAISMAPSQAAATKGYRYWGYFQAAPGATTWTAAMTGPTVDIKDGAVEGWSFVFSSDDIPSVAPSVKANFTAICGNTKAVPGKKRIALVVDFGNKAYAPAGEMVQKTITRCVTTAMSSQGIDVLGQVVKVRAAKSGLICGFNGYPKKECGVEIKTPAALLKK, from the coding sequence ATGAAGCACAGTAAAACAGCATCACTCATCGCGATCATCTTGATCGCTTCCCAAGCCATTTCAATGGCACCATCTCAAGCAGCAGCAACAAAGGGATACCGCTATTGGGGTTACTTCCAAGCAGCACCAGGTGCCACCACGTGGACTGCGGCAATGACAGGCCCAACCGTTGATATCAAAGATGGCGCAGTTGAAGGATGGTCTTTCGTATTTAGCAGCGATGACATTCCATCGGTAGCACCTTCAGTGAAGGCTAATTTCACAGCTATCTGTGGAAATACAAAGGCGGTTCCTGGCAAGAAACGCATCGCACTCGTTGTTGATTTTGGAAACAAGGCATACGCACCTGCAGGTGAAATGGTGCAAAAGACAATCACTCGCTGCGTTACCACCGCGATGAGCTCACAAGGTATCGATGTCCTGGGTCAAGTAGTCAAAGTTCGCGCAGCTAAATCAGGGCTCATCTGCGGCTTTAATGGATATCCAAAGAAGGAATGTGGCGTGGAGATCAAAACTCCGGCCGCACTTCTCAAGAAGTAG
- a CDS encoding energy-coupling factor transporter transmembrane component T family protein codes for MTKPLHPLTMWVWSLILAIGIVALDNTWVALATVGVAALVVYLRKDGSPWNATFWWSLRVGVFIIAIRALMGVLIGVPIPGTELFRIPILELPSWMPGIRIGGAVTLERLSSSLHEGVIIATMIALFGAASALTSPHKLLRVLPVFIYEIGITLVIATSVFPQLAQSVKRIRRAQQMRGIDKVSLRSIALPLLEETLTRSLQLAQSMDSRGYGVSRKRSRYRPAPWLARDFYFVITAVAAATVMVAS; via the coding sequence ATGACTAAACCGCTACACCCACTGACTATGTGGGTCTGGTCGCTGATTCTCGCAATTGGAATCGTGGCTTTAGATAACACCTGGGTGGCACTTGCCACAGTGGGTGTAGCGGCTTTAGTTGTCTACCTGCGCAAAGATGGGTCACCGTGGAATGCGACTTTCTGGTGGTCTCTTCGAGTCGGAGTTTTCATCATCGCAATCCGCGCACTCATGGGAGTACTCATCGGTGTTCCGATTCCAGGAACCGAACTCTTTCGGATTCCAATCCTCGAGCTACCCTCCTGGATGCCCGGAATCCGTATCGGCGGCGCAGTAACACTGGAACGACTCTCATCTTCACTTCACGAAGGTGTCATCATCGCCACCATGATCGCTCTCTTCGGAGCAGCATCTGCTCTGACTAGTCCACACAAATTGCTCCGAGTCTTGCCCGTATTCATTTATGAAATCGGCATCACCCTTGTAATTGCAACCTCCGTCTTTCCACAACTTGCGCAAAGTGTGAAGCGAATAAGAAGAGCGCAACAGATGAGAGGCATCGATAAAGTTTCTCTGCGCTCTATCGCCTTGCCGCTACTGGAGGAGACTCTCACTCGCTCTTTGCAGCTGGCGCAATCGATGGATTCTCGTGGTTATGGTGTGAGTAGAAAGAGGTCTCGTTATCGCCCCGCACCGTGGCTTGCTCGTGATTTTTACTTTGTGATAACGGCTGTGGCCGCGGCAACTGTGATGGTCGCATCATGA
- a CDS encoding ABC transporter ATP-binding protein, translating into MITFSNVSLIYPHTTKTILEDLTCQIAEGEMVLVMGQTGSGKSSLLRLINGLVPHHTGGILAGDITVDGISTREVKPGSLAHLVGIVGQNPINGFVTDIVEEEIAFGMEALNFAPDVMRKRVEEVLDLLSLNSVRNRAISSLSGGEQQRVAIASALVMHPKVLVLDEPTSALDPIAAEEVLSVLHRLVHDLSVTVIIAEHRLERVIQFVDRIIYIESDGETSIGSAEEILEKSTLVPPIIRLARALNLSEFGTSVREVRRLTTEVRNIDTQVEAKPRPSTSPVIEVDSLQIQYGTDIALHKISTVIGQGEIVALMGRNGAGKSSLLEAIVGVLKPNAGSVRVYGGDPAELAGSKRRETIGYVPQEPADLLYGQSVQGECAQADIQAGLTPGTTLAFLNRLVPAISENAHPHDLSEGQRLALVLSIVLSGNPKLLILDEPTRGLDYQAKALFTLALKEYAKTLNNPVLLATHDVELVAELADRVIFLAEGEIVADGSTLDVLLSSPAFAPQVAKIMSPQPWLTVDHVVAALAANS; encoded by the coding sequence ATGATCACCTTTTCCAATGTTTCACTGATCTATCCGCACACGACCAAGACAATCTTGGAAGACCTCACTTGCCAGATCGCTGAAGGTGAAATGGTCTTAGTCATGGGCCAGACCGGATCTGGAAAATCTTCACTCTTGCGTCTTATCAATGGCCTTGTTCCCCATCACACGGGTGGAATCCTGGCTGGTGACATTACAGTCGATGGAATTTCTACGCGCGAGGTAAAGCCCGGCTCCCTCGCTCACTTAGTAGGAATTGTTGGACAGAACCCCATCAATGGATTTGTAACAGATATCGTCGAAGAAGAGATTGCCTTTGGCATGGAAGCTCTTAATTTCGCACCTGATGTGATGCGAAAGCGAGTCGAGGAAGTCCTTGATTTACTCAGTCTGAATTCGGTTCGTAATCGAGCAATCAGTTCGCTCAGCGGTGGTGAGCAACAGCGCGTTGCCATCGCCTCAGCGCTGGTGATGCACCCCAAAGTATTGGTTCTTGATGAACCGACGAGTGCCCTAGATCCGATAGCGGCTGAGGAAGTGCTCTCAGTCCTGCATCGCCTGGTGCACGATCTCAGCGTCACTGTCATTATTGCCGAGCATCGTTTGGAACGAGTGATTCAATTCGTTGATCGCATCATCTATATCGAAAGTGATGGCGAGACCTCTATTGGTAGCGCTGAAGAGATTCTTGAAAAATCGACACTCGTTCCACCAATTATCCGACTTGCCCGCGCGCTGAACTTAAGTGAATTTGGAACGAGTGTGCGAGAAGTGCGCCGGCTTACAACTGAAGTTAGAAATATTGATACCCAGGTGGAAGCAAAGCCACGACCGTCAACTTCACCAGTAATCGAAGTGGACTCACTTCAGATTCAATATGGCACCGATATTGCACTGCATAAGATTTCGACCGTAATCGGCCAAGGAGAAATTGTCGCTCTGATGGGACGCAACGGGGCTGGTAAGAGTTCACTTCTTGAAGCCATTGTGGGAGTACTAAAACCCAATGCTGGTTCGGTGCGGGTTTACGGTGGCGATCCGGCTGAGCTGGCAGGAAGTAAACGACGAGAAACGATTGGTTATGTTCCACAAGAGCCGGCCGATTTACTCTATGGCCAAAGCGTGCAAGGTGAGTGCGCACAAGCCGATATCCAAGCTGGCCTTACCCCAGGCACCACACTCGCATTCTTAAACAGGCTTGTTCCAGCAATCTCTGAAAATGCACATCCGCACGATCTTTCCGAAGGACAACGACTAGCACTTGTTCTGAGCATTGTGCTCTCTGGAAATCCGAAACTTCTCATTCTTGATGAACCCACTAGAGGTTTGGATTATCAAGCCAAAGCACTCTTCACGCTTGCACTCAAAGAGTATGCCAAAACACTTAATAACCCCGTTCTACTTGCCACACACGATGTTGAACTTGTTGCCGAGTTAGCTGACCGAGTTATTTTCTTAGCAGAAGGTGAAATAGTTGCCGACGGTTCCACCCTCGATGTTTTACTGAGTTCGCCCGCCTTTGCCCCGCAAGTTGCCAAGATCATGTCTCCACAACCATGGCTCACAGTCGATCATGTTGTTGCAGCGTTAGCAGCAAACTCATGA
- a CDS encoding ECF transporter S component, which yields MKTKNILIFSKLQFLVLAATSTVGLLGFCWPFLISTQVSHPQWIFLCATPLALALFLISVSNGSLDAKSVALLALLSALVAALRPLGTGAVGLEPMWFLLILSARVFGPSFGFLLGALSMLLSALITGGTGPWLAYQCFAAAWIGLGVGLLPRKVRGKKEIALLVLYGILAAEFFGIAMDLQFWPWYLGVDSQLSFTAGAPISANLSNFLSYHFLSAMAWDIPRAIFTSVLIILTGVPVLGALRRAHTRAAFLSPIEFRNFTTSERAMGKMATKL from the coding sequence ATGAAAACCAAGAACATTCTTATCTTCTCGAAGTTACAGTTCTTGGTGCTAGCTGCAACGAGTACGGTGGGACTACTTGGATTCTGCTGGCCATTTCTAATCTCTACGCAAGTTTCGCATCCGCAATGGATATTTCTCTGTGCTACTCCACTTGCACTCGCGCTCTTTCTGATCAGTGTCAGTAACGGTTCACTCGATGCAAAATCAGTCGCCCTCCTTGCTCTGCTTTCCGCGTTAGTTGCTGCCCTGCGTCCTCTTGGAACAGGTGCGGTGGGCCTTGAACCAATGTGGTTTCTCTTGATTTTGAGTGCGCGAGTTTTTGGTCCGTCATTTGGCTTTCTTCTAGGCGCACTTTCCATGTTGCTATCAGCGCTCATCACTGGCGGCACCGGACCGTGGCTGGCATATCAATGTTTTGCCGCTGCCTGGATTGGACTTGGTGTCGGGTTACTCCCTCGCAAGGTGCGCGGAAAAAAAGAGATTGCACTTCTTGTGCTCTATGGAATTCTTGCCGCCGAATTCTTCGGGATTGCCATGGATCTGCAATTTTGGCCGTGGTATCTGGGAGTCGACTCCCAGCTTTCATTTACTGCCGGTGCACCGATATCTGCCAACCTGAGCAACTTTCTGAGTTACCACTTCTTATCTGCCATGGCCTGGGATATTCCCCGTGCGATATTCACGTCCGTTCTGATTATTCTGACGGGGGTACCCGTACTTGGGGCGCTGCGACGGGCTCATACGCGCGCTGCATTTCTCTCACCAATTGAATTTAGAAATTTTACGACTAGCGAACGTGCGATGGGGAAAATGGCAACGAAGCTATAG
- the gcvT gene encoding glycine cleavage system aminomethyltransferase GcvT — MKNSPLHQKHIQRQAKMADFGGWLMPIEYPGAGVLAEHKAVRERVGLFDVSHLGKASVSGPGSLEFLNLMFTNDLSRITDGKAQYTLLCNDDGGVVDDLIAYKNSDEDFFLIPNASNTADVVRVLQSQAPQGISVTNLHEEFGVLALQGPDAQAVIKSLGVNPTMDYMAFAHVMIGGCDVILCRTGYTGEHGYEIVPRWDDAEVVWDVLVQAMKAFDGEVCGLGSRDTLRTEMGYPLHGHELTLEITPVQASAGWAIGWKKVNFRGATALRAEREEGTVRTLRALKSNDRGIPRAGMVVKDMQGAEVGVVTSGTFSPSLKAGIALALINPGLSEGDEVVIDVRGRTSSATIASLPFSPSHVR; from the coding sequence GTGAAAAACTCACCTTTGCATCAGAAACATATCCAGCGCCAAGCCAAGATGGCCGACTTTGGTGGTTGGTTGATGCCGATTGAATACCCCGGAGCTGGAGTTCTTGCTGAGCACAAGGCGGTGCGCGAGCGGGTTGGGTTATTTGACGTTTCCCATCTTGGCAAAGCCAGTGTGAGCGGACCAGGGTCGCTGGAATTTCTTAATCTGATGTTTACCAATGATCTGAGCCGGATCACTGATGGCAAGGCCCAATACACCCTGCTTTGCAACGATGATGGTGGTGTCGTTGATGACCTGATTGCTTATAAGAATAGCGATGAGGATTTCTTCTTAATCCCAAATGCATCAAATACTGCTGATGTAGTTCGCGTTCTGCAATCCCAAGCCCCGCAGGGAATTTCGGTCACCAATCTTCATGAAGAATTTGGGGTGTTAGCGCTGCAAGGTCCTGATGCACAGGCAGTGATTAAAAGCTTGGGAGTTAATCCGACGATGGATTACATGGCTTTTGCTCATGTCATGATTGGTGGTTGCGATGTAATTCTCTGCCGAACTGGTTACACCGGTGAACATGGATATGAAATCGTCCCACGTTGGGATGATGCCGAAGTTGTTTGGGATGTCCTGGTGCAAGCGATGAAAGCATTCGATGGCGAGGTATGCGGACTCGGTTCCCGAGATACCTTGCGCACTGAGATGGGTTATCCATTACACGGTCATGAACTTACGCTAGAGATCACACCAGTTCAGGCCAGTGCGGGATGGGCAATTGGATGGAAGAAAGTGAATTTTCGCGGCGCCACAGCGCTACGTGCCGAGCGCGAAGAGGGCACTGTTCGCACACTGCGCGCCCTGAAATCAAATGATCGCGGTATTCCGCGCGCGGGAATGGTTGTGAAGGATATGCAAGGTGCGGAAGTAGGAGTCGTCACAAGCGGAACCTTCTCCCCGTCACTAAAAGCTGGAATTGCACTGGCACTGATTAATCCAGGGTTGAGCGAAGGTGATGAAGTAGTGATAGATGTGCGAGGGCGCACATCTTCGGCAACTATAGCTTCGTTGCCATTTTCCCCATCGCACGTTCGCTAG
- a CDS encoding leucyl aminopeptidase, whose protein sequence is MTTIRLTDGIVKDDVLVVGLASKVGKSAKASFQIESGDLPFDTKPLLQALSDLGATGKADEVIKVAGITTRLIIFTGLGKVSSSYDSEVLRRAAGAAARSLAGHASATFALPAKDLRSLSAIAEGAGLGSYLFDSFRGSTKDAQKSPLKNITLFSLLAPTPAAKDAAHSAEVIATYTHLVRDLINTPPSHLTPESFCAAISDAVKVAGGASVGLKVSVMNESQLKSKGFGGITAVGQGSINPPRLLNITYTPKGATPQKKYAFVGKGITFDTGGLALKPALGMEAMKSDMSGAAAVCAATIAIALLKLPVAIETWAPLAENMVSENATRPSDVITIYGGKTVEVLNPDAEGRLVLADALVKAQETSDLDGIIDVATLTGAQVVALGTRTSAVMTNNEDFSATFLRATEIAGESFWPMPLPVELRSSLDSPVADMANIGDRMGGMLVAGLFLKEFVSEDLPWLHLDIAGPAFNEGAPHGYTPVGGTGIALRSLVELARGQ, encoded by the coding sequence ATGACAACCATCCGCCTCACCGACGGAATCGTGAAAGACGATGTGCTGGTTGTTGGTCTCGCGTCAAAAGTTGGAAAGAGTGCCAAGGCTTCATTTCAGATTGAATCTGGTGACCTTCCCTTTGACACCAAACCTCTGCTACAAGCCCTCAGTGATTTAGGTGCGACCGGAAAGGCCGATGAAGTAATTAAAGTTGCCGGCATCACAACTCGCTTGATTATCTTTACCGGACTCGGAAAAGTTTCATCATCTTATGACTCTGAAGTACTACGTCGCGCAGCTGGCGCCGCCGCTCGCTCGCTAGCTGGACATGCCAGTGCCACTTTCGCTCTGCCCGCCAAAGATCTTCGCAGCCTGAGTGCTATTGCAGAAGGTGCTGGACTTGGAAGCTACCTCTTTGATTCATTTAGAGGTTCTACGAAGGATGCTCAAAAGTCTCCCCTAAAAAACATCACCCTCTTCTCACTTCTGGCCCCAACACCTGCAGCAAAGGATGCTGCTCACTCGGCCGAAGTGATTGCTACTTATACCCATCTGGTGCGCGATTTAATTAATACTCCTCCAAGTCACCTCACTCCCGAAAGTTTCTGCGCCGCAATCAGCGACGCTGTCAAGGTTGCTGGTGGCGCATCTGTGGGGCTAAAGGTTTCGGTGATGAACGAATCGCAATTGAAATCTAAAGGCTTCGGTGGAATTACCGCTGTCGGTCAAGGCTCGATTAACCCTCCGAGGTTACTGAACATCACCTATACCCCAAAGGGTGCAACACCGCAGAAGAAATATGCCTTCGTCGGAAAAGGAATTACCTTCGACACCGGTGGACTCGCGCTCAAGCCCGCCCTCGGTATGGAGGCGATGAAGTCAGATATGAGTGGAGCTGCGGCGGTGTGCGCAGCAACAATTGCCATCGCTTTACTTAAGTTACCGGTAGCTATCGAAACCTGGGCGCCCCTTGCTGAAAATATGGTCAGTGAGAATGCGACCAGACCCAGTGATGTCATCACCATCTATGGCGGAAAGACTGTGGAAGTTCTCAACCCTGATGCAGAGGGTCGCCTAGTGCTGGCGGATGCACTTGTGAAAGCACAGGAAACAAGTGACCTAGATGGAATCATCGATGTTGCAACTCTTACTGGCGCCCAAGTTGTCGCACTCGGTACTCGCACAAGTGCGGTAATGACCAACAACGAAGATTTCTCAGCTACTTTTTTGAGAGCGACAGAGATTGCCGGTGAATCTTTCTGGCCCATGCCACTTCCGGTTGAGTTGCGTTCATCACTTGACTCCCCTGTTGCCGATATGGCCAATATCGGAGATCGCATGGGCGGCATGCTTGTCGCCGGTCTATTTCTTAAGGAGTTTGTCAGCGAAGATCTTCCATGGCTACATCTGGATATTGCAGGTCCGGCATTTAATGAAGGTGCGCCCCATGGCTACACCCCCGTGGGAGGCACAGGTATAGCCCTGCGCTCTTTGGTCGAATTAGCGCGCGGCCAGTAG
- the lpdA gene encoding dihydrolipoyl dehydrogenase: MSNFDLVVLGGGSGGYAAALRGAQLGLSVALIEKDKVGGTCLHRGCIPTKALLHAGEVADSARESSQFGVNATFNSIDMGGVNSYKDGVIAGLYKGLQGLVKSRGITYVEGTGRLVSNNTVDVNGTQYVGKNIVLATGSYARTLPGLDIDGKQVITSDHGTAMDYVPKSVIVLGGGVIGCEFASVWKSFGAEVTIIEGLPHLVALEDESSSKLLERAFRKRGINFELGTRFKSHRVDSKGVTVTLEDGREFTADVLLVSVGRGPVTDGIGYQEVGIAMDRGYITVDDHCRTNIPGIFAVGDIIPTLQLAHVGFQEGILVAETIAGLNPRPINYDGVPRVTYSEPEVASVGLSTKVAKERGHDVVELDYNLAGNGKAQILKTAGSIKLVAQKNGPILGIHMVGARVGELLAEAQLIFNWEATADDVAPLLHAHPTMSEAMGEAHMALAGKPLHSHG, encoded by the coding sequence GTGTCGAATTTTGATCTTGTAGTTCTTGGTGGAGGAAGCGGCGGTTACGCAGCAGCCCTTCGAGGTGCACAACTCGGTTTATCCGTAGCACTGATCGAGAAGGACAAGGTAGGTGGTACTTGTTTACACCGCGGATGTATTCCAACCAAGGCGCTACTTCACGCAGGTGAAGTTGCAGATAGCGCTCGTGAGTCATCCCAATTTGGAGTCAATGCAACATTTAACTCCATCGATATGGGCGGAGTGAACTCCTATAAGGATGGCGTCATTGCCGGTCTCTATAAAGGGCTACAAGGTCTCGTTAAATCTCGCGGAATCACCTACGTTGAAGGAACTGGACGTCTAGTTTCAAATAACACAGTAGATGTAAACGGAACCCAGTACGTCGGAAAAAATATTGTTCTTGCTACCGGATCCTATGCGCGCACGCTGCCTGGCTTAGATATCGATGGCAAGCAGGTCATCACATCCGATCATGGCACCGCAATGGATTATGTCCCTAAGAGCGTCATCGTTCTTGGTGGTGGCGTTATCGGTTGTGAGTTTGCATCTGTCTGGAAATCATTTGGTGCAGAGGTCACAATCATTGAAGGTCTGCCGCATTTAGTAGCGCTAGAAGATGAATCTTCAAGCAAGTTACTTGAGCGAGCTTTTCGCAAGCGTGGCATCAACTTTGAACTTGGAACGCGATTTAAATCCCATCGCGTTGATTCCAAGGGAGTAACGGTCACTTTAGAAGATGGTCGTGAATTCACTGCTGATGTTCTTCTCGTCTCAGTTGGCCGTGGGCCTGTCACCGATGGGATTGGCTACCAAGAAGTCGGTATCGCAATGGATCGCGGATACATCACAGTTGATGACCATTGCCGCACAAATATTCCTGGCATCTTCGCAGTAGGAGACATCATTCCTACTTTGCAGTTAGCACATGTTGGATTCCAAGAAGGGATTCTTGTTGCCGAAACAATTGCTGGTCTGAATCCTCGACCAATTAATTACGATGGTGTTCCACGAGTTACTTATTCCGAGCCAGAAGTAGCCTCCGTTGGTCTCTCCACAAAGGTTGCCAAAGAACGCGGACACGATGTGGTGGAACTCGACTACAACTTGGCCGGTAATGGCAAGGCACAGATTCTTAAGACTGCCGGATCCATCAAACTTGTGGCGCAAAAGAACGGGCCTATTTTGGGAATTCACATGGTGGGAGCTCGCGTCGGTGAACTTCTTGCTGAAGCACAATTAATCTTTAACTGGGAAGCAACTGCAGATGATGTTGCTCCTCTTCTACATGCACATCCAACAATGTCAGAGGCGATGGGCGAAGCTCATATGGCTCTGGCAGGCAAACCACTTCACTCGCACGGTTAA